From the Camelus dromedarius isolate mCamDro1 chromosome 36, mCamDro1.pat, whole genome shotgun sequence genome, one window contains:
- the CHMP7 gene encoding charged multivesicular body protein 7 isoform X2 produces MRSACPSCSPPSKGVASRGELQRESDFMASVDSSWISWGVGVFLLKPLKWTLSNVLGDNKVPAEEVLVVVELLKEKAEEVYRLYQNSPLSSHPVVALSELSTLCAGSCPDERTFYLVLLQLQKEKRVTVLEQNGEKIVKFARGPHAKVSPVNDVDVGVYQLMQSEQLLSRKVESLSQEAERCKEEARRACRAGKKQLALRSLKAKQRTEKRIEALHAKLDTVQGILDRIYASQTDQMVFNAYQAGVGALKLSMKDVTVEKAESLVDQIQELCDTQDEVSQTLAGGVTNGLDFDSEELEKELDILLQDTTKEPSDLPDNPQETFYTNSVPVPRISDTELEAELEKLSLSEGGLVPSSKSPKRQLEPTL; encoded by the exons TCGAGGGGAGCTGCAGCGGGAGTCAGACTTCATGGCCAGTGTAGACAGCAGCTGGATCTCCTGGGGGGTCGGAGTCTTCCTGCTGAAGCCCCTCAAGTGGACTCTTTCCAACGTGCTAGGCGACAATAAGGTTCCTGCCGAGGAGGTGCTCGTGGTTGTGGAGCTGCTTAAG GAGAAGGCTGAGGAGGTGTATCGTCTGTATCAGaactcccctctctcctcccaccctgtgGTGGCCCTGTCGGAGCTGAGCACCCTCTGCGCGGGCTCCTGTCCGGACGAGAGGACCTTCTACCTGGTGTTGCTGCAGctgcagaaagagaagagagtcaCGGTCCTCGAGCAGAATGGGGAGAAG ATTGTGAAGTTTGCCCGGGGCCCACATGCCAAGGTCTCTCCTGTCAACGACGTAGATGTCGGGGTTTACCAGCTGATGCAGAGTGAACAGCTGCTCTCGCGCAAGGTGGAGTCCTTATCCCAGGAAGCAGAGAG GTGTAAAGAAGAAGCCCGCCGGGCGTGCCGAGCGGGAAAGAAGCAGCTG GCACTGAGGTCTCTCAAAGCCAAGCAGCGGACAGAGAAGCGCATCGAGGCCCTGCATGCCAAGCTGGACACTGTTCAAGGCATCCTGGACCGGATCTACGCCTCGCAGACAGATCAGATG GTTTTCAACGCCTATCAGGCCGGGGTAGGAGCCCTGAAACTCTCCATGAAGGATGTCACAGTGGAGAAGGCAGAGAGCCTTGTGGATCAGATCCAAGAG CTGTGTGACACCCAGGACGAAGTCTCTCAGACTCTGGCTGGTGGGGTAACCAATGGCTTAG acTTTGACAGTGAGGAACTGGAGAAGGAGTTGGACATCCTCCTTCAGGACACCACCAAAGAGCCTTCGGATCTGCCTGACAACCCCCAGGAGACGTTCTATACCAACAGTGTGCCTGTCCCTAGGATCTCGGACACTGAACTTGAAGCTGAACTTGAGAAACTGTCCTTATCAGAGGGAG GTTTGGTCCCAAGCAGTAAATCTCCAAAAAGACAGTTGGAACCAACTCTCTAA
- the LOC105102486 gene encoding small ribosomal subunit protein eS4, X isoform: MARGPKKHLQHVAAPKHWMLDKLTGVFAPLPSTGPHKLRECLPLLIFLRKRLKYALMGEKVKKICMQRFIEIDGKVHTDITYPAGFTEVSSADKTGKNVHLIHGTKGCFAVHHITPEEAKYKLCKVRKIFVVTKGIPHLVTHDARTIRYPDPLIKVNDTIQIDLETGKITDFIKFDTGNLCLVTGDANPGRTGVITNRDRHPGSFDIVHVKYVNGNSFATWLSNMFIIGKGNKPRISLPCGKGIRLTIAEERDKRLAARQSSG, translated from the coding sequence ATGGCTCGTGGTCCCAAGAAGCACCTGCAGCATGTAGCAGCTCCAAAGCATTGGATGCTGGATAAACTCACCGGTGTGTTTGCTCCTCTTCCATCTACTGGTCCCCACAAGCTGAGGGAATGTCTCCCTCTCCTCATTTTCCTAAGGAAGAGACTTAAGTATGCCCTAATGggtgaaaaagtaaagaaaatttgcATGCAGCGTTTCATTGAGATTGATGGCAAGGTTCACACTGATATAACCTACCCTGCTGGTTTTACGGAAGTCAGCAGCGCTGACAAGACTGGAAAGAATGTCCATCTGATCCATGGCACCAAAGGTTGCTTTGCTGTCCATCATATTACACCTGAGGAGGCCAAGTACAAGTTGTGCAAAGTGAGAAAGATCTTTGTGGTCACAAAAGGAATCCCTCATCTGGTGACGCATGATGCCCGCACCATCCGCTACCCTGATCCCCTCATCAAGGTGAATGACACCATTCAGATTGATTTAGAGACTGGCAAGATTACTGATTTCATCAAATTTGACACTGGTAACCTCTGCCTGGTGACTGGAGATGCTAACCCGGGGAGAACTGGTGTGATCACCAACAGAGACAGACATCCTGGTTCTTTTGATATAGTTCATGTGAAATATGTCAACGGCAACAGCTTTGCCACCTGGCTCTCCAACATGTTCATTATTGGCAAAGGCAACAAACCAAGGATCTCTCTTCCCTGTGGAAAAGGTATCCGCCTTACCATTGctgaagagagagacaagagaCTGGCAGCCAGACAGAGCAGTGGATAA
- the R3HCC1 gene encoding R3H and coiled-coil domain-containing protein 1, with amino-acid sequence MRTPRVVLGRLGAQASGDPQSCGGDARGGRGSCARPSPASEPSSSLDRGEISTLDVDGPGVCALIAAVSVAPQALPPVTLALLCLDGVFLSSAENDFVHRIQEELDRFLLQKQLSKVLLFPPLSSRLRYLIHRTAENFDLLSSFSVGEGWRRRTVICHLDIRLPSSDGLSGPCRPPASHPSKYRGPRPASSQGAAAGPRGARAGRWHRGRKPDQALYVPRVLRRQEWAPPTPPGLQGDAPAGGPPEDPGDMGAGDPSSDQELPVSVTQAAEDGKGPGKSCKKESLPDSVAAESLGPESHSGTGHGSETATQPGPGLQPDLEEGNGSELERSLAAKEEEEEVEEEGPGSCSEDEDDYSELLQEITDNLTEKEIQVEKIHVDTSSFTEELPGEKDFAHVVEIYDFEPALTTEDLLAAFSEFQEKGFRIQWVDDTHALGVFPCLASAAEALTRDFSTLKIRPLMQGTKQSKLKALQRPKLLRLAKERPQTNTAVARRLVARALGLQHRKKERPVMESQLLP; translated from the exons ATGCGGACGCCCCGGGTGGTTCTCGGGCGCCTGGGCGCGCAGGCTTCTGGGGACCCTCAGAGCTGCGGCGGCGACGCGCGGGGCGGCCGCG GATCCTGCGCAcgtccctccccagcctccgAGCCCAGCTCCTCACTGGACAGAGGAGAGATCTCGACCTTGGATGTGGATGGGCCCGGTGTCTGCGCTCTGATCGCGGCCGTTTCTGTTGCTCCGCAGGCCCTCCCACCTGTCACCCTGGCCCTTCTCTGCTTGGACGGAGTCTTCCTCTCCTCGGCCGAGAATGACTTCGTGCACCGCATCCAGGAGGAGCTGGACCGCTTCCTGCTGCAGAAGCAGCTGTCAAA GGTCCTTCTTTTCCCTCCACTCTCCAGTCGCCTCCGGTACCTGATCCACAGGACAGCAGAGAATTTTGATCTTTTGAGCAGCTTCTCTGttggggagggctggaggaggagaacGGTCATCTGTCACCTGGACATCAG GTTACCCAGTTCAGATGGACTCTCTGGCCCCTGccgccctcctgcctcccaccctaGCAAGTACCGAGGTCCTAGGCCCGCTTCAAGCCAGGGAGCGGCCGCTGGTCCCCGAGGGGCGCGGGCCGGCCGGTGGCACCGCGGACGCAAGCCGGACCAGGCTTTGTATGTGCCCCGCGTGCTGCGCAGGCAAGAGTGGGCGCCACCCACTCCCCCAGGGCTCCAGGGAGATGCTCCAGCCGGAGGGCCCCCAGAAGACCCCGGAGATATGGGTGCTGGGGACCCCAGCTCTGATCAGGAACTTCCTGTGTCAGTGACTCAGGCAGCAGAGGACGGAAAAGGCCCGGGCAAAAGTTGTAAGAAAGAGTCGCTGCCGGACTCAGTGGCCGCCGAGTCCCTGGGGCCTGAGAGCCACTCAGGGACGGGACACGGGTCAGAGACGGCCACACAGCCTGGGCCGGGTCTGCAGCCCGACTTGGAAGAGGGGAATGGGAGTGAGCTGGAGAGGAGCCTGGCGgccaaggaggaagaggaggaggtggaagaggaggGGCCTGGCAGCTGCTCCGAGGACGAGGACGATTACAGTGAGCTGCTGCAGGAG ATAACGGACAACCTGACCGAGAAGGAGATTCAGGTAGAGAAGATCCACGTGGACACGTCCTCCTTCACAGAGGAGCTGCCTGGAGAGAAGGACTTTGCCCACGTGGTGGAGATCTATGACTTTGAGCCGGCGCTCACCACCGAGGACCTGCTGGCAGCGTTTTCCGAGTTCCA AGAGAAGGGGTTCAGGATCCAGTGGGTGGACGACACGCATGCGCTCGGAGTCTTCCCGTGCCTGGCCTCAG CTGCTGAGGCCCTGACCAGGGATTTCTCCACGCTCAAAATCCGGCCCCTCATGCAGGGAACCAAGCAGTCCAAGCTGAAGGCCCTGCAGAGGCCCA AGCTCCTGCGTCTGGCGAAGGAGAGACCACAGACAAACACAGCTGTGGCCCGGAGGCTGGTGGCCCGGGCCCTGGGGCTCCAACACAGAAAGAAAGAGCGGCCTGTGATGGAGAGCCAACTGCTGCCCTGA